Within the Macaca nemestrina isolate mMacNem1 chromosome 5, mMacNem.hap1, whole genome shotgun sequence genome, the region TCGGGTCCAGTCTCCCCTGTTCCGGGCCGGGTCGGAAACGCTGGTCTCAGAGATGCGGAGCTGGACCTCCACCGCAGCTAGCGGGGGTGAAGCCCAGCCTCTCGCcccgcccagcccagcccctgggCCGTGcgcgccgccgccaccgccgccgccgcgaGTCCTCGCCAGGGTCCCCCGCCTCCACCAGAGGGCGGCCGCGTCCCGCGCCTGGGAGGGAGTCCGGCGCCGCAACCCCGACCGCGGCGCGGGGTGGGTTCGGGAGGCCCTCGGAACGCTCCGGCCAGGGACGCGCGGTGAGAGCTGCGGGCCCCGAGGCTCGGATCTGGGGGGTGCGGTGGGGGTGCTCCTGGAGGGACGGGACGGCGTGGGACCGGGGCGAGGGTCCCAGCCCGAGAGAACCCCCACAGCCCAGCCCAAGCTCCCTCCCGCTTTGCTCTGCATCCTCTCCCTTACCAAGGAATGCCTGCCCTTCCAGTGCCCCGGCCCAGTTCGAGCCTGCATCCGAGTAGCGGTTCTCGAAGCAGCTGGGGCAGCAGGGGCTTCCCCCAGGCAGGGCATAACGTCCCCCGCCCAGAGGCCCGGCGCAGTCCTGGCAACAGAAGTGGTTCTCATGCCAGCGCTGTCCCTCTGCCTCGGTGCAGCGCTGGGAGAAGATCagctgggagagggagaggggaacgtttcattcattcattcactcattcattcatccagtaACCACGCCTTTTACCCAGTTAACGCTAAAGCACATCTGCATACATTCCCATTTGATTCACTCAGCCactcatggacacagggaggactGATTGGCTTAGCCAGGATATCAGCTAGCAAGTGGCACAATCCGAAGTGTGAcctgggggtctggactcccaACCCAGGGCTCCAGGCTTCCTTTTATGCTAACATCAAGGGAATTTCTAGCATGATGAGGCACAGCACTGGGCACTTGGCATCTACTGAGATGAGCATGTGTCCAAGAGTCCCTGCTCTAGAGAAATTCTGTCATTCCAAGAACATCTGAGGACCTCTGCAGTGGGGGAGGCCACAGGCAGAAGGTCACCGGGTCCCACATGCCCAGAGCTCAAGTCAGAACACAGTgaacttgcccaggctggttcctaCTTCTCCCCACTCCCTGATACTGTGAGAAACTGTGGCCCAGGAGAGTGTTCCTTTGTATCCTGCCACTCTGGACCCTGGGCAGACCCCCAGTTCCTCCCCTCAAGGCTGCACCTGGTCACAAGCCGGGCAGCGCGGGCGCAGCAACTCTGCATGATGGCGGCCGCAGTAAAGTTGTCCATCATGGTAGAAGTAGATGAGGTTTATCAGGGCCTGGCCACAGGCCTGGCAGGCAAAGCAAGTCTGGTGCCAGCAACGCTGTTCCCCTGCCCGGGCTGCAAACACTCCGTACTCTCCTGGCTTCAGCAGCTCCCTACACTGTCAGAGGGGAGGTGCTGAGTTGGTCCGAGTAGGCACTACCGTCCTAACTTCCCTCCTTGCTCTTGCAATCTGATCCCAACCTGTTCTCACCATACCCTAGCAAGCCCACATCCACTGCAGCCTACACCAAGAGCTCCCAAActtggtttctgtttttcctgtttcCCAACCAGAGTTCCAGAAGCTAGCCCCTTCTGCAGAAATGAGAGGGCAAAGAATAGAGGAAGGGGAACTTGAGGGGAGGGGTGCTACAGACCTTCTCACAGGTGTGTCCTTCAAGCTTGGGAAGCACCAGGCGAGCTACCCCCTGTCCCAGGGCCTCCTGCTTCCGCCTGGAACAGAAGAGCCGCAGCTCGGCCCGCTCCTCCTCCCCAAGGGCCAGGCAGTAGTGCTCCTGCAGAAACAGTCCTCTACAGTTACTGGGAGAGCTCCAGCAGGAAAGATTGAGCATTGGTTGGAGGAAGAAAGGCTTGGCTTCTGGGTCAGAGAAACATTGTAGAACCTCAGGGAGATGCCAGAGATAATGGCATAGAAGGGGAAAtcgaagaagaaggaaaggagctCAGGAAAGGCTACCTGAGTCTCCCCCTGCCCCCCTAGGAATGGTCATCAATCAGGTCCTGACAGGCCCACAGCACTCAGCCCTGTCACCATTAGGTCCTTGCTCCCAGTGAGCTAAGAGCTCAGTATCACTTCCAATTCTTGCATTTCCTCAAATTATTTCATATACTCCTGTCTTGCCTCCCCAACTGAATTGTAAGCCTTTAGGCTGGGCACATGTAGACCCTCAATAAATATGTAACAACCATACTCTCTACATTTGTACATTCCATTATCCGTTTCAAAAGTCGTTCATgtccattttctcatttgctcTTGAACTAAGCATTGTGGTGGGCAGAGCAGATGTTACTGCACCCGCTGTTGTTACTGCCAACGTGAAAACTCAGGCAGGGGGAGAATGACACCCCAACCAGTGGCATAGCTGGGCCTTAAATCCACATCCCCTCACTTCTGGACTGAGGTTCTTCCCACAGTAAGAAaagagaggggcagggagaggcAAGAGAGGGAAGATGGGGAGAGGAGACCCACATCAATGTCCTGTGGAGGGAGTTGCTGCAGGAGGGTCCGAAGCCCAGTCCATTTGGGGGCTTGGTTGGTGTCCAGGCAAAGGGAACCCAAGCTCAGAACTGAAGGACCCTGAGGAGACATGGAAGAAGGGGAGGAGTGAAACtaggtttttctttctcctttccccctAGTCATTGCCACCTCTTCTCCAATCTAGAGCAGCTTCTAAGCATGCCCTCCATTTGGGAGGGTCCTCCTTCCAGATCTTCACTGAGCGCAAGGATAGCTGACTGATGCCTGTATCTGTGGTCTTCCTtgagggaggctggggaggccccacacCCCAAAACAGCTTCCCTTCTTATGCTTTCCCTTCTTAACCCCCTTCACACCTTGGGGCCAAAGCCCCTAGAGTCTGCTTTGACAACACAGATTCCCTAGGAGAGGTAATGGATATTCATGTGAATGAGTTTAAAGTCAAAACCCCATGTTCTCAGCAGGTGCAGAGACAGGAATTcctgaaaagagagaaaggcagtAAGAGATTAGGCACGAAGTCAAACTACGGGTTAGTGGAAAAAGGTGGCCACTCCACAGGATAGAGGATATGTTGGTCTCAGAGGAAGGGCACAACTCTACTACCTGAGCAGAGGTGTTCTCAGGGTCCTCCGCCGGCAGGTGGTCTGAGTCACTGTCTGAGTTGGCTGGCGGACCTGGATCCTGGGGCTTGGGGCTGTCCTCTTGGTGGGGCCAGCCAGAGTTCTGCACTGACATTAGTGGCAAAGGCTACCCCAAAACAATAAGAACACCTTCATGTATTAGGCCGTTACAATGTGCTAGGAAGTGTTAAGTGCTTTATAGGTATTATTTCCCTCAGTCCTCCCAACACCCAAATGACTTAGGTAGTATTATCCCCGTCTTACAGATGGCCCAACTGAGGATCAGGCCATGAGTAACATGCCTGAGGTCAAACAGCCAGTAAGTGGCGGAGCCAGGTCTTGAGGTCATGTCTTTTGGTCCAGAATTTCTGAAGTTCAAAATTCTGGGGTCTCCCAAGATTGGGATGGAGGTAAGCGGAGGCCCATGGTAGAAGGAGAGGGCACTTTGCCTTTCTGGTGGGCCTTTGGGCAGGCTGGCCCCTCTCTCCTTACCTCATCAGCCTTAACTTCCACCATTTCTCACCATGCACCCACAGCCCCAGTGAGCATGCTTCTTCACAACTTCCTACATGGGTCCAGTTTTTCCAGCTACATAGGCTTGGGCCTCTGGTTAAAGGATCTCCTTACCAGGaaacccttctcagcctctgtgaCCATACCAGCTCTCCCTTCCCTGAGCAACTGAAGCAAGCAGTGCCCCAAGATTCAGTGCCCCAAGATTTAGCACCTAATGTTTTTCTCTGCTCCCTGCATCTCTCTCGGCTCCTCATCTATGACTTCCTCGAGGACAGGAACACCTTGCCCTTTTATATATAGCAGCAATTGCATTGGATAATCTAAGTTCATCTCTTCAGTTTTCCTCTCGGCAACTCCTGATATGACTACAATATCTTGGGGGTAAGAAGTGACTATTGGCACAGTGGTTCAGgccagtaatcccagaactttgggaggctgaggcaggcggatcacctgaggtcaggagatcgagaccatcctggccaacatggggaaaccccgtctctactaaaaatacaaaaataagtcaggcatggtgatgtgtgccagtaatcccagttactagagaggctgaggcaggggaatcgctccaacctacctgggaggcagaggttgcagtgcagtgcactccagcctgggcgacagagtgagactccatctcaaaaaaaaaaaaaaaaaaaaaaaagtgactattAATGTAGAGAAGAGATgagccctgccctcaaggagctcatagTGGGTAAGACAAAGATGAAACCAGGTAGAATGGGATCAGAGCTCTGGGCAGATACAAAccctggagaaaaaaataaccagagcaaactttttaataatatttactcTGTGCCAAGGACTCTTCTAGAATATTATATGATATAGTCCATCCTCACAATAATCTTATGAGGTAATTTCTTTTATTCCACTTGACAGTTGAAACAATTAACTGGCCCAAGATCATACCAGCGGCTAAGGGAAGCCTTAGGGGCATCTGGCTTCTGAGAGCTGGGATAGATTCTCAAAGTAGCTAGGCACAGGAGGGTCATCATCAAATCCCTGGCCTCTGTAAGACTGGGCCAGGGATTTGTATTGGGGTTGAGGTGAGGGTTTGGACCGTAACAGTTAATATTGCTTCCCAGCACTGAACCCTCCTCAGCACTGCCCCTCCACTCCCACTTCAAATGTCCTGTGccacccttccctccttcctggcTTCACACCCAcctgcttccttcctcttctgtccCTCAGGTCAGGCTTCCTGTGGAAGGTGGCCAGGATGGGCTGTTCACACCCGGAGTAGCCACTAACAGCACTGCCCCTGCTCCAGGCAGCAAGAAAGGAGGGAGCATCTGGGGCCCCAGGAGAATGACTTGCACCCTCTTCCATTTTAGCTCTAGTTTGCATGGAATTGTCCAACACAGAAACAACGCTCAGAAATCAGGCCTCTACTCCTCACCCTTCCATCTCCCCAAAGGCAGCCAGACTCCACCTCCACCTAGCACTGGGACACCCTTACTAACAGGCCAACTGGATTCCCTCCAtaattcccttccccctcccacctCAGATAAGGGACAGAGCTGAATCCCTTGTCTTGCCTCTGTGCAGGTGCAAGAGGGCTCAGGAGCTGGACATCCCCAACCCCCGCTGCCCTGAAGGGCAGAGCCCGAGAGGACTTAGGgcttggggaggtggagggatgggaagatttctggggacagtgggagggagaaggaaggggagtgCCCGGTCCCGCCGAGTGCCCTCTCGGTAGATCCCCAAAGCTTTTCTAGAACGTGGCGGGCCCGCCTCCGGGGCTGGGACGCGGTGTTTCCCGAGTCCGCTGGGCTTCCGGGTCTGGCTGCTGGGATTTTAGGGGAGTGGACCAGGACTTGGCTGGGGTCTCACCATCGCTGTGCGTCGCTGTCCGGGCAGTTCTGGACCGACTCTGCCGTCAGGCCCCTCACCCAGACCCCACCCGAAGACGTCAGCGCCCGCCCCCGTCCGCCCCCGCCCGCCCCCGCCCTCACTAACAGCGCGGCCCTGCCTCTCCCACGCCCCAGGGGTCCCCGCCCGCCCCTCCCCTGCTGGTGGAGAGGGGCGGCTCAGGGAGGGGCCTGGAGCTGCAGATTGGGGGCGGggggaaagcaaaacaaaaccacatttgTGGGATCTCAGGGTGGAAATGTGCGGGCTCCACGGCCTCTGCCATGCAGGTGCAGGGGCTCAGGCTGGGACTGCGCCCGGCGGGCATCCAGTAGACGCCGGGAGCCGCGTTTACGCTGGGTTCTCAACCACTCGCTGAATGGAAACGACTCGCCGGGCGCGCAGCCCTGTCCCTCTGCAGTTCCCAGGTCTCCCCAAACTCTCCCTCTGGTCTCCCAGCCCCGCCCCTCCGCGTGTTTCCCTTCAGTTCTCTCCCCCTTGTCTCCAGTGGTCCCCCtggccccttcccctcccctcagccCTCTTCCGGGTTACATCGTCTTGCCCGTCTCCCTTCAGGTCCCTTCAgaccctctccccttcccttcgtTTCTCGCCCAACCCTCCGTCCCCTTTTCGCTCGCTGCAGCACCCCCAACTTTGGTGTCCTCAGCCCCGCCTCTGCGCCCCGCCTCCGCCGCAGGCTCCGCCCTTCCCCCCCCGCCGGGCTTTCTCAGCCCCTGGCCAGGAGCGCCCTCTAGCGTCTGCGCATGCTCACTGCTCCCGACTGCAAAGTCCTCCAAAGGGACCTTCTAGGCTGCGTGCCGGTCGCCCCCGCTCGGGTCCGCCCGCCCGCAGCGTCTCGTTGGTGCTGCCGGTGACCTCCGACCCCGCGgccgcggggcggggcggggaggcCTTAGCTCTGGGCGGGCGGCGGCTGCTGCAGCGGGACCCGGGAGCGGGGCCCGGCGCCGCCCGGGCCGCGGGGCGATGTGAGTCGGGGCGCGGCGGGGCGGGGACGAGGCGGCTTCACCGAGGCCGCGTCGCGCCGCGCCGCAGTCTCCACTCCCTCCCTAGGAAGCCCCGGGCAGGCGGGCGGCGGAGCAccggggctgggggcggggatCCGGGGAGAGCGCGCACCCAGACCTCTTCATTCCTTACGGGCGTCTAGAAATTCCCCTGACAGTCCTGCAGACTCTGGCTCCCCTAACCCACCTCTACCCTTTCCGCCCTGGACACACCATCGCATCTCCTGGAGCCCTCAGAACCCCCTCACTCGCTCAGCAAATCTGCTATGCGCACGGACCCAACATTTCTCTTGGATGCCCCCAAATGCTTCCACTGCCCGGAAATTCCTAGGATCCCTCATATCCCTATTCTCCTTGCACTATCCAAAATGCCCACATCCAAAATTCTTGCTCATGTTTCCCCGAACGTCCTCATACGTTTTCAGCCCCCACACCCCATCCTGCCCCTGATCATACCTATCCAAGACCAGAGGCCTCTCCCCATTTCCACTCAATGCAGTCCTTCCTCAGTGAGCTATGTGGTACATCCTGATATCTTACGGAGAAGAGATGGTGATAGGGAAGTGCAACCCCTCCCCCATCTTGCACCCTAGAGTTCTTGGTGCCCCCGCCCTCCCCCCACCCCGTCTGTGGCTCAAGCCCCAGTATTTTCCCAGCAACCTGTCTTTAGTCCTTGCACACCTCCCTGAGCCTGCTTCTTCCTTCCAGAAAATAAGCCAGACCAAGGGGATGGGGTCCTTTTACCTGGAAGTTGTCCAAGGTTGCAGGGTGCAAGGGGCCCTGGGAAGTATTGTTTCTCCAGAGCAGGAATGTGGAATGTCCAGGGGTCTGCAGGGTCCTGGCTTGTTGACGTGTTTACCTTGGGCTCAGAGGCCCTGAAATTTTGGCTTACTGTTAACATTTATGTTGAAATTAGACCTTTCAGAGCTTGGGGAGCAGAAAATCTATCAAGCTTCCAAATGCGAAATTGAAGCAGCCTGTCTTGGAAGAGGAACATGTCAATTTTAGTGATGTTTGTCTTACATTTTTGCCTTACAAGTTATTTAAGCTAGAAGCTCCCCAGTTTATAGATGGTTTCCCCAAAAACTAAGACCTTAGGTGGGAGTTGGGGGGTTGACTTAAGTCTCCCAGATACTTAGTAGCAACAAAACTGACCGGAATATTGGTTTCCTGAATCTTAAACCAGTGCTCTCTCTACTATATCACAGTGTCCTTTTGAGAAAGCTCTTTGTAGAGTTAAAGTTCTCTGCAAAGGTAAGGTGATGGTTTTGATGTTTGTTGTAACAGGACTCAGAGGGAGACACCTAAAGTGACTTAAAAggccttggccaggcgtggtggctcacacctgtaatcccagcgctttgggaggctgtggcgggcggatcacaaggtcaggagatcaagaccatcctggctaagatggggaaaccctgtctctactaaaaaaaaaacaaaaaaattagccgggcatggtggcggacgcctgtagtcccagctactggggaggctgaggcaggagaatggcgtgaacccaggaggcagagcttgcagtgagctgcgatcgcgccactgcactccagcctgggtgacagagtgagactccgtctcaaaaaaaaaaaaaaaaaaaaaaaaaggctttgggTTGTCTTAGACTTCAAACTCATTGATGCTCTGGGAGTCTGTCCCTCTCAGGGCCCATGGGGCTTGGAATTTGTGCTCTCTTTGCCCTtgattttactttcttcattGGTGTTTTTGTCCCATTAGGGCTGAAACACATATCCAGGTGGGATGGACTGCCAGGTCAGTTTCATTAACAGTTGGGGGTGAAGATAGAAGGTTTTATTAATCAGTGTCTCTGTTTCCTATGCTAGGTGAGCCCCAGGTGTATCCCAGAGGGATCCAGGTGACTTCTCTGCAGACTGTTTGCCATGACAGCCCAGCAAGGACAGGGGGAATAAAGTGGGAACCCTTCCCCATGCCCTTCCCAATGGCCTGGGTGAGGTAAGAGCTGTGTATAGGAGTCAGTTTTATGGCGTTTCCCAAGTTGGGAGGAACAGAGGATACAGGTCACCTGGTTATTCAAAGCTTTACCATTCAGCAGGAGTTCTAGAAGGATAGCCAATCCTACAGACTCATTTCTTGTGACAAGTTGCAACCCCTTAAAACTTCTGCTTGGTATTGGTCCATGCGTTTCTTGTTCCCTTAGGTCATTCAGGCCTGGGTGGTGTCCTCTTCATTCTAGGCACAGCCCTGACTGTTGTGACATATCATCCAAGTACCAGAATCCTGGAGGGAAGAGCCAAATAGTAACGCCTCTGGTCTCCCCTTCAGACAAAGGGAAGCAAACCcagcattttgtgtgtgtgaagaaaTATCCAATTCAGGTTATTAAAATTGTGCACGGTTTTAAATGTTCAGTCTTCCGAATGTATCTTTTTGATCACAATGTAACAACTCATTTGAAGAGgatatcaaaaagataaattcGCGCTGGATGTTGGGATGGTAGTAAGGGAGAAGAGAGAACTTGGATGAAGTGGAATGGATGAGctaaaaagggaggaaaaaagagacaGGTACAGGCCAAAGTGTCTGATACCCCCCAAGTGACAATTTCTTTGCTGAATCCAAATAAGGGCCTTGGGTTGGCACCCACCTCCATCTGCTGTAGATCACTTCTCCTGGGCCCCTACTTTTCTTCCTGCCTATGTCCTTCTCTTGTCATTACATGGGTCAGAATCCTACATACTTCTCAAGGTCCAGATCGAAGGTTACCTCTGAGAAGCTCTCTCCAGCCCCCCATCAGCATTCATCCTTAACACATTGTAACTTGAATTAAGGTTTATCAAATGTGTGTCTGGCCTGGATTGAAAATGTGAAGTCTTTGAGGGAGGGTCTGTATCACACAGTCTCTTGCAAAGAGTAGGTGATCACAATGAGTGCTTCTTCCTGAGTTCCCCAGAGCAGGGTTTTTTGAAGCTGAAGTTGGTGACCTGCATATCCTGTATGTTTTTCCTAGGGCAGGCTGGCTGCTCTGACACCATGGGGAGCTGCTGCAGCTGCCTGAACAGAGACAGCGTTCCGGACAACCACCCCACCAAGTTCAAGGTACCCAGAGCCCTCTCCTCTCCTGCGTTCCCAACATGGCCTCTTGGGCTCAGACACAACTTAATGGAGTTGTCTCCGCTTCTCTAACAGCAAATCAAATGCCAGGCTGAGTTGTAGGCTTATGGAGACTTCTCGAGCTCACACCCTCTCAAGCAGCCTGAGGAAAAGAGGCCCAGACTACTGCTGTTTTCATGGCTCTTGATATTACCAAGAATGAAAAAATGCCATAATGATGCTTTTGGAACTGTTGTCAGTGTGTTTTTATACCTTTATATATCCCCCCCCTTTtgttttagagaaaacaaaattctgtatttgtgagttaatatatgtaaagtatttaaaatagtgcttagtggccaggcacagtggctcacgcctgtaatcccagcacttttggaggccaaggcgggcggatcacctgagaatcaggagttagagactagactggccaacatggcgaaaccccatctctactaaaaatacagaaattagccaggtatggtgacacacgcctgtaatcccagctacttgggaggctgaggcaggagaatcatttgaacccaggagttggaggttgcagtgggccgagatcccaccagtgcacttcagcctgggcgacagagtgagatgccatctcaaataataataataaataaataaataaataaaattaaatagtgCTTAGCACACAGTAAGTACAACATCAGTGTTTGCTGTTTGCTGTGGGAAGCTGAGGGCAGACCCAAGTCCACCTGTGCGCTCCCCTGCCCCACCTCTCTGTAGAGGGAGcctccttcctcctcattctGGGGCATCTTGAAGCACATGTTTCTCCAGCCCACCAGAAGAGGGAGCCCTCAGCAAGGGCACACAGCTGGGGACGGGGTAGAGGAGATATGTATTGGTTCTGCCTTGGGCTTGACTTTCCTAGGTCAGGGTGTCCCAGTCTCAAGATTTTGAATTTACAATTGAACTCCTTCCCCATTAACACCTGGCCCTTGGATACTAAGCCATGGGCTGTCTGGGGGTCATCTAACGTTTGTTATCTAACCGACTGACCTTGGAGGTCAACTACCTACTTCTTCCCTCACTGTCCATATGACAAAACTCAGCCCCAGAGAAGTGGGATTTGCCCAGTGAACTGCTGTGGGTCCATGAAACTGCTTCATATAGTTATGTAGCATTCAGTAGAGTCTGTAATAGTCAGATGTGACCTTTGGTTCCCCACCTCTTGTCCTGCATCAGATTGTCTCCCAGTGGCTCAGGGACCCATGCGAACACTTGTTGGACTCACTCGTTGACCCTTCTGTCCTCTCCCCTCCAGGTGACAAATGTGGATGACGAGGGGGTGGAGCTGGGCTCTGGGGTGATGGAGCTGACGCAGAGTGAGCTGGTGCTGCACCTGCATCGGCGTGAGGCCGTCCGCTGGCCCTACCTCTGCCTGCGGCGCTATGGCTATGACTCCAACCTCTTCTCCTTTGAGAGTGGCCGCCGATGTCAGACAGGTCAGGGTGAGTACCAGGCCCTGCTCCACCGTGGGATAGGGGCTTATGCAGGACTCTAGGGTTCCTAATGTACAGATTAGCTCTTAAGAGGTTAATGTTGTCCCCATCACCTGTGGGCAGTAGAGTGTGATGTATTCTCCCTGCAGTCAGAGGTCAGGGGTGGTAGGTTATTCCATGAGATCAAGGCTAGAGCCAGCCACGGCTCTCTGAAGGAGTGGCATGGTCTGGGTTTATCTCTTAGGATTCAGACTTAAGCTGTGCAAAAGGAATACTGTATGGGATTGTGTTCAGTGCAGTTTGGGATTATGACTATGCAGAGGTGGAATGAAGAAGCTTCTCTGATGAGGCTGCCAACAAAATAGTGAGCCTCTGAGGTCATGTTTGCTGGAGGAGACAGCCCTCCATACATCTTACCCTTGGAGTTCATGAGGCAGAGGCATGGGCGCTGGGTGAGCAGGCAGAGTGGGCAGAGAGATCCTTGCTTCTAGTGATGTTTGATCTACACTTGGGTTCCCAGGGGGGCTACCCCTGGCCCCAGCACAGGGTTCCCTGCAACTCCAGGCTTTCCCGGTCTTTTGTATTTCTCGTCGTATTTTGCCAGAGTAGTTCTTTTTCTTCACTATTTCCTCCCCATCCTATTTGTGCAAACCACAGTTATCCCATTCCACAGCCTAATTGTGTCTTACTTGTGGGTATATGCACAGGCACACCCCAAGTAGCCTCCCCTAGGTCCCAGGTCCGCCTGTTACAGAGGGGAGTGTGGGAGTCCAGGCTGGCCCAAGACCCCAAGGGCATCTTTGAGTCCCCTGATTCACAAACACTCAGCCCAGTCCTGCTGTTCCTGGGACCTTGAGTTGCA harbors:
- the LOC105489615 gene encoding prickle-like protein 4 isoform X1, translated to MEEGASHSPGAPDAPSFLAAWSRGSAVSGYSGCEQPILATFHRKPDLRDRRGRKQMESHSVAQAGVHCTATSASQPLPLMSVQNSGWPHQEDSPKPQDPGPPANSDSDSDHLPAEDPENTSAQGPSVLSLGSLCLDTNQAPKWTGLRTLLQQLPPQDIDEHYCLALGEEERAELRLFCSRRKQEALGQGVARLVLPKLEGHTCEKCRELLKPGEYGVFAARAGEQRCWHQTCFACQACGQALINLIYFYHDGQLYCGRHHAELLRPRCPACDQLIFSQRCTEAEGQRWHENHFCCQDCAGPLGGGRYALPGGSPCCPSCFENRYSDAGSNWAGALEGQAFLGETGPDRTGGRDQTSVNSATLSRTLLLAAAGGSCLQTQTGLPGSSPQQENRPGEKAEAPKGQEQCRLETLCDSKDTPFSTCSSSSDSEPEGFFLGERLPLSWKILGSLQAEDSNASKKHCTMC
- the LOC105489615 gene encoding prickle-like protein 4 isoform X3; the encoded protein is MEEGASHSPGAPDAPSFLAAWSRGSAVSGYSGCEQPILATFHRKPDLRDRRGRKQPLPLMSVQNSGWPHQEDSPKPQDPGPPANSDSDSDHLPAEDPENTSAQGPSVLSLGSLCLDTNQAPKWTGLRTLLQQLPPQDIDEHYCLALGEEERAELRLFCSRRKQEALGQGVARLVLPKLEGHTCEKCRELLKPGEYGVFAARAGEQRCWHQTCFACQACGQALINLIYFYHDGQLYCGRHHAELLRPRCPACDQLIFSQRCTEAEGQRWHENHFCCQDCAGPLGGGRYALPGGSPCCPSCFENRYSDAGSNWAGALEGQAFLGETGPDRTGGRDQTSVNSATLSRTLLLAAAGGSCLQTQTGLPGSSPQQENRPGEKAEAPKGQEQCRLETLCDSKDTPFSTCSSSSDSEPEGFFLGERLPLSWKILGSLQAEDSNASKKHCTMC
- the LOC105489615 gene encoding prickle-like protein 4 isoform X4 gives rise to the protein MSVQNSGWPHQEDSPKPQDPGPPANSDSDSDHLPAEDPENTSAQGPSVLSLGSLCLDTNQAPKWTGLRTLLQQLPPQDIDEHYCLALGEEERAELRLFCSRRKQEALGQGVARLVLPKLEGHTCEKCRELLKPGEYGVFAARAGEQRCWHQTCFACQACGQALINLIYFYHDGQLYCGRHHAELLRPRCPACDQLIFSQRCTEAEGQRWHENHFCCQDCAGPLGGGRYALPGGSPCCPSCFENRYSDAGSNWAGALEGQAFLGETGPDRTGGRDQTSVNSATLSRTLLLAAAGGSCLQTQTGLPGSSPQQENRPGEKAEAPKGQEQCRLETLCDSKDTPFSTCSSSSDSEPEGFFLGERLPLSWKILGSLQAEDSNASKKHCTMC
- the LOC105489615 gene encoding prickle-like protein 4 isoform X2, coding for MQTRAKMEEGASHSPGAPDAPSFLAAWSRGSAVSGYSGCEQPILATFHRKPDLRDRRGRKQPLPLMSVQNSGWPHQEDSPKPQDPGPPANSDSDSDHLPAEDPENTSAQGPSVLSLGSLCLDTNQAPKWTGLRTLLQQLPPQDIDEHYCLALGEEERAELRLFCSRRKQEALGQGVARLVLPKLEGHTCEKCRELLKPGEYGVFAARAGEQRCWHQTCFACQACGQALINLIYFYHDGQLYCGRHHAELLRPRCPACDQLIFSQRCTEAEGQRWHENHFCCQDCAGPLGGGRYALPGGSPCCPSCFENRYSDAGSNWAGALEGQAFLGETGPDRTGGRDQTSVNSATLSRTLLLAAAGGSCLQTQTGLPGSSPQQENRPGEKAEAPKGQEQCRLETLCDSKDTPFSTCSSSSDSEPEGFFLGERLPLSWKILGSLQAEDSNASKKHCTMC
- the LOC105489615 gene encoding prickle-like protein 4 isoform X5 — translated: MSPQGPSVLSLGSLCLDTNQAPKWTGLRTLLQQLPPQDIDEHYCLALGEEERAELRLFCSRRKQEALGQGVARLVLPKLEGHTCEKCRELLKPGEYGVFAARAGEQRCWHQTCFACQACGQALINLIYFYHDGQLYCGRHHAELLRPRCPACDQLIFSQRCTEAEGQRWHENHFCCQDCAGPLGGGRYALPGGSPCCPSCFENRYSDAGSNWAGALEGQAFLGETGPDRTGGRDQTSVNSATLSRTLLLAAAGGSCLQTQTGLPGSSPQQENRPGEKAEAPKGQEQCRLETLCDSKDTPFSTCSSSSDSEPEGFFLGERLPLSWKILGSLQAEDSNASKKHCTMC